A genomic segment from Streptomyces sp. NBC_01233 encodes:
- a CDS encoding type III polyketide synthase, with the protein MTRVLAVRSVFPPHLHPQAEITEALARFLPSGSDTALLRRVHASVRVERRHLALPLERYGPANDFGTTNALFVETALELGARALELALADAGLAAHELDLVMSTTVTGLATPSLEARLATRAGLRPDVRRVPLFGLGCAAGAAGVGHLHDHLTGRSGHAALLLSTELCSLTLQSTDTSMANLVAGALFGDGAGALLAVGRDHPLHATGAGPEVVAARSRLYPGTEHLLGWDIGHWGMRMVLGRELPDLVRLHVAEEVETFLAAHELKPADVDAWICHPGGPKILDTLSDALALPEQAFAASRRSLAAAGNLSSASVLHILDGVQSAGPPPPGSVGLMLGFGPGFASELVLLRW; encoded by the coding sequence ATGACACGTGTTCTGGCAGTGCGCAGCGTGTTCCCGCCCCATCTCCACCCCCAGGCCGAGATCACGGAGGCGCTCGCCCGCTTCCTGCCGTCCGGCTCCGATACCGCCCTGCTGCGCCGGGTCCACGCCTCGGTGCGCGTGGAGCGCCGCCATCTCGCGCTCCCGCTGGAGCGTTACGGGCCGGCGAACGACTTCGGCACGACGAACGCCCTGTTCGTCGAGACGGCCCTGGAACTCGGCGCCCGCGCCCTCGAACTGGCCCTCGCCGACGCCGGCCTGGCGGCGCACGAGCTCGATCTGGTCATGTCGACCACGGTGACCGGGCTCGCGACACCCTCGCTGGAGGCCCGCCTCGCCACCCGCGCCGGGCTCCGGCCCGATGTGCGGCGGGTGCCGCTCTTCGGCCTCGGCTGCGCCGCCGGCGCCGCCGGGGTCGGCCATCTCCACGACCATCTGACGGGCCGCTCCGGGCACGCGGCCCTGCTGCTGTCCACCGAGCTGTGTTCGCTCACCCTCCAGTCCACGGACACCTCGATGGCGAATCTGGTGGCCGGGGCCCTCTTCGGCGACGGCGCGGGCGCCCTGCTCGCGGTGGGCCGCGACCATCCCCTGCACGCCACCGGCGCCGGGCCCGAGGTGGTGGCCGCCCGCAGCCGGCTCTATCCGGGCACCGAGCACCTCCTCGGCTGGGACATCGGCCACTGGGGCATGCGCATGGTGCTCGGCCGCGAGCTCCCCGACCTGGTCAGACTGCACGTGGCCGAGGAGGTCGAGACCTTCCTCGCCGCCCACGAGCTGAAGCCCGCGGACGTCGACGCGTGGATCTGCCATCCCGGCGGCCCGAAGATCCTCGACACGCTCTCGGACGCGCTCGCCCTGCCGGAGCAGGCCTTCGCCGCGAGCCGGCGCTCCCTGGCGGCCGCGGGCAACCTCTCCTCCGCCTCGGTCCTGCACATCCTGGACGGCGTCCAGAGCGCGGGGCCGCCGCCGCCCGGTTCGGTCGGGCTGATGCTCGGCTTCGGCCCGGGCTTCGCCTCCGAACTCGTCCTCCTCCGCTGGTGA
- a CDS encoding NAD(P)/FAD-dependent oxidoreductase, which translates to MPNQIYDAVVVGARCAGAPTAMLLARKGYRVLLADRTTFPSDTVSTHLVHPPGLAALDRWGLLPQVIASGCPPIATYSFDFGPFTIEGSPAGCGFPAAYAPRRTVLDKILVDAADRSGAEVRERFTVEDLVVEGDAVTGIRGHGAGGKSVTEYARVVVGADGAHSLVARSVGAAAYAEKPKLQCSYYAYWTGLPMDGRFETYVRPDRAFAAWPTNDGLTVVICGVPMRDFEANRADIEAGYRATLGLVPSFADRIASARRVERLVGAAVPNLLRRPYGPGWALVGDAGYLKDFITAQGIQDAFRDAELCVRALDRTFTGARTFDAAMKDYQESRDGQVLPMYEFTTELATLDPPPAQMLEVLGAVSRSGPAMDGFARVAAGVTSPADFFAPESLGALLV; encoded by the coding sequence ATGCCGAATCAGATCTACGACGCCGTGGTAGTCGGCGCGCGGTGCGCCGGCGCGCCGACGGCGATGCTGCTCGCCCGCAAGGGCTACCGGGTGCTCCTGGCCGACCGGACCACGTTCCCGAGCGACACGGTCTCCACCCACCTCGTCCACCCGCCGGGCCTCGCGGCCCTGGACCGTTGGGGGCTGCTGCCCCAGGTGATCGCGAGCGGCTGCCCGCCGATCGCCACCTACTCCTTCGACTTCGGGCCCTTCACCATCGAAGGCTCGCCCGCCGGCTGTGGGTTCCCGGCCGCGTACGCGCCGCGCCGTACGGTCCTGGACAAGATCCTCGTCGATGCCGCGGACCGTTCGGGCGCGGAGGTGCGGGAGCGCTTCACCGTCGAGGACCTCGTGGTCGAGGGTGACGCGGTCACGGGCATCAGGGGGCACGGGGCGGGCGGGAAGAGCGTCACGGAGTACGCCCGCGTCGTCGTCGGCGCGGACGGGGCCCACTCCCTGGTGGCGCGGTCCGTCGGCGCGGCCGCCTACGCCGAGAAGCCGAAGCTCCAGTGCAGCTACTACGCGTACTGGACCGGCCTGCCGATGGACGGCCGGTTCGAGACCTACGTGCGGCCGGACCGGGCCTTCGCCGCCTGGCCCACCAACGACGGCCTGACCGTGGTGATCTGCGGGGTGCCGATGCGCGACTTCGAGGCCAACCGGGCGGACATCGAGGCCGGGTACCGGGCCACCCTGGGCCTGGTTCCGTCCTTCGCCGACCGGATCGCATCGGCCCGCCGCGTGGAGCGTCTCGTCGGCGCGGCGGTCCCGAACCTCCTGCGCCGGCCGTACGGGCCGGGCTGGGCGCTCGTCGGCGACGCCGGGTACCTGAAGGACTTCATCACGGCCCAGGGCATCCAGGACGCCTTCCGCGACGCGGAACTGTGCGTGCGGGCGCTCGACCGGACGTTCACCGGTGCACGGACCTTCGACGCGGCCATGAAGGACTACCAGGAGAGCCGGGACGGTCAGGTCCTGCCGATGTACGAGTTCACCACCGAGCTCGCCACGCTGGACCCGCCCCCGGCGCAGATGCTCGAGGTGCTCGGCGCCGTGTCGCGCAGCGGCCCGGCGATGGACGGCTTCGCCAGGGTGGCGGCGGGAGTCACCTCGCCCGCGGACTTCTTCGCGCCCGAAAGCCTCGGAGCGCTGCTCGTGTGA
- a CDS encoding UbiA family prenyltransferase: MPARTPQTPETTAPTESRRPARSGRTVTGLFAACHPLPATAVTLFSAALAAAAGRSLPGAAVTVGAVAAGQLSVGWCNDRADLRRDLATGRRDKPLVAGTVSAATVTRAAAVALLLCVPLSLAAGLLAGAVHLVGVAAAWGYNLRLKGTAASWVPYALAFGLLPAFVTLGLPGAPWPPPWLTAAAALLGAGAHFANVLPDIEDDLATGVVGLPQRLGVRRSAAAAGLLVLGSTAALVAGPPGRVTAYGWGLLAATAAALLLAARRPAGRLPFLTTMAVAAADVVLLLVELHS, from the coding sequence GTGCCCGCACGAACCCCGCAGACCCCAGAGACGACCGCCCCCACCGAGAGCCGCAGGCCGGCGAGGTCCGGACGTACGGTGACCGGCCTGTTCGCGGCGTGCCACCCGCTTCCCGCGACCGCCGTGACCCTCTTCAGCGCCGCCCTGGCGGCCGCCGCGGGCCGCAGCCTGCCGGGGGCGGCCGTCACCGTGGGCGCGGTGGCCGCCGGACAGCTGTCGGTGGGATGGTGCAACGACCGGGCCGACCTGCGCCGTGACCTGGCCACCGGCCGCCGGGACAAACCCCTGGTCGCAGGTACGGTGTCGGCCGCCACCGTGACCAGGGCGGCAGCCGTCGCGCTGCTGCTCTGCGTCCCGCTGTCGCTGGCCGCCGGGCTGCTCGCCGGCGCGGTGCACCTCGTCGGCGTCGCGGCCGCCTGGGGCTACAACCTCCGGCTGAAGGGCACGGCCGCCTCGTGGGTCCCGTACGCCCTCGCCTTCGGTCTGCTGCCCGCCTTCGTCACCCTCGGGCTGCCCGGCGCGCCCTGGCCCCCGCCCTGGCTCACGGCCGCCGCGGCCCTGCTCGGGGCGGGCGCACACTTCGCCAACGTGCTGCCCGACATCGAGGACGACCTGGCCACCGGGGTCGTGGGACTGCCCCAGCGGCTCGGTGTACGGCGCTCCGCGGCGGCAGCCGGCCTGCTCGTCCTCGGCTCGACCGCGGCCCTGGTCGCGGGACCGCCGGGGCGGGTGACGGCGTACGGCTGGGGGCTGCTGGCCGCGACGGCGGCAGCCCTGCTCCTCGCGGCCCGCCGGCCCGCCGGAAGGCTCCCGTTCCTGACCACGATGGCGGTGGCCGCGGCCGACGTGGTCCTGCTGCTGGTCGAGCTCCACTCCTGA
- a CDS encoding FAD-dependent monooxygenase, producing MARTYATDVLVVGAGPVGLTAAAELRRRGVSCRIVDRLPARLPFAKAVGIQPRTLELWDRMGLVRTVLEAAVPMRGQYLYVNGIEQPRLDLVLPPEVPYGFAALPQYETERIIDEFLGRFGTTVERGTELVSFRQDADGVTARLHTPSGAEEEVRTRFLVGCDGAHSIVRKGLGLSYEGGAFPEEYMLADVRVDWDVPHGYGVRSLHRGVDGAVDDVLVCIPLPGPGRYRMSMMVPPELSTARQVEASSDGIAHGLQSSRAPGLADIQAVLDRLSPQPTTASDIRWSSVFRISHRIVDRYGDRRVFVAGDAAHIHPPTGAQGMNTGIQDAWNLAWKLALAVRDAARPGLLASYDAERRPVGEEVVGRTVRHAVQGIESDPDAPETVMLREAQLLVGYRGSPVVDPPGEGRGPRPGDRAPDCRGLTGHIAAYPLRLYDLLREREHLLLLYGTGPGLDELARTAGESSGGRVEVCVVLPADAPPDGQAGASPLPVYRDSRGEFARLYAADQPTAFVIRPDGYLGARLTPPAPQSLAAHLGAVFAATGEA from the coding sequence GTGGCGCGCACCTATGCAACGGACGTCCTGGTCGTCGGCGCCGGCCCGGTCGGTCTGACCGCCGCCGCCGAGCTCCGCAGGCGCGGAGTCTCCTGCCGGATCGTCGACCGGCTGCCGGCCCGGCTGCCGTTCGCGAAGGCCGTGGGCATCCAGCCGCGCACCCTGGAGCTCTGGGACCGCATGGGGCTGGTCCGCACGGTCCTCGAGGCGGCCGTCCCGATGCGCGGACAGTACCTGTACGTCAACGGCATCGAGCAGCCGCGCCTCGACCTCGTCCTGCCGCCCGAAGTGCCGTACGGATTCGCCGCGCTGCCGCAGTACGAGACCGAGCGCATCATCGACGAGTTCCTGGGCCGCTTCGGGACCACGGTCGAACGCGGCACCGAGCTGGTGTCGTTCAGGCAGGACGCCGACGGGGTGACCGCCCGGCTGCACACTCCCTCCGGCGCCGAGGAAGAGGTGCGGACCCGGTTCCTGGTGGGATGCGACGGCGCGCACAGCATCGTCCGCAAGGGGCTGGGGCTCAGCTACGAGGGCGGCGCCTTCCCCGAGGAGTACATGCTCGCCGACGTGCGGGTCGACTGGGACGTGCCGCACGGGTACGGCGTGCGCTCCTTGCACCGGGGCGTCGACGGCGCCGTCGACGACGTGCTGGTGTGCATCCCGCTGCCCGGCCCGGGCCGCTACCGGATGTCCATGATGGTGCCGCCCGAACTCTCCACCGCCCGGCAGGTCGAGGCCTCCTCCGACGGCATCGCCCACGGCCTGCAGAGCAGCCGGGCCCCCGGACTGGCGGACATCCAGGCCGTCCTGGACCGGCTGTCACCGCAGCCGACCACCGCCTCCGACATCCGCTGGTCCTCGGTGTTCCGCATCAGCCACCGGATCGTGGACCGGTACGGGGACCGCCGGGTCTTCGTCGCCGGGGACGCCGCGCACATCCACCCGCCGACCGGCGCCCAGGGCATGAACACCGGTATCCAGGACGCCTGGAACCTGGCCTGGAAGCTCGCCCTCGCGGTCCGGGACGCGGCCCGCCCCGGCCTCCTCGCCAGCTACGACGCCGAGCGCCGGCCCGTCGGCGAGGAAGTCGTCGGCCGCACCGTGCGGCACGCCGTCCAGGGAATCGAGTCAGACCCGGACGCTCCGGAGACCGTGATGCTGCGCGAGGCCCAACTCCTCGTCGGCTACCGGGGAAGCCCGGTCGTGGACCCGCCCGGTGAGGGCCGCGGGCCCCGGCCGGGCGACCGGGCGCCGGACTGCCGCGGGCTCACCGGGCACATCGCCGCCTACCCGCTGCGGCTGTACGACCTCCTGCGGGAGCGCGAGCACCTCCTGCTGCTGTACGGGACCGGGCCCGGCCTCGACGAACTCGCGCGGACGGCAGGGGAGTCCTCCGGCGGGCGGGTGGAGGTCTGCGTGGTGCTCCCCGCTGATGCCCCGCCCGACGGCCAGGCCGGCGCGAGCCCGCTGCCGGTCTACCGCGACAGCCGCGGCGAGTTCGCCCGCCTCTACGCGGCCGACCAGCCGACGGCCTTCGTGATCCGCCCGGACGGCTACCTGGGCGCCCGCCTCACCCCGCCCGCCCCGCAGTCGCTGGCCGCCCACCTCGGCGCCGTCTTCGCCGCGACCGGCGAGGCCTGA
- a CDS encoding PHP domain-containing protein — MEPVAALDRIAFLLERAQAPTYRVRAFRTASAALTRMGGREVAERAAAGTLESVKGIGPKTAQVVREALGGTVPAYLQTLEDEAAALPEGPPATPAATALRAALRGDCHVHSDWSDGGSPIEAMGRAAAALGHDWAVLTDHSPRLTVARGLSPERLREQLAVVAELNDTWAPFRLLTGIECDILDDGALDQQPELLERLDLVVGSVHSKLRMDAPAMTRRLLAAVRNPLMDVLGHCTGRLVTGRTRPESQFDAEAVFTACAESGTAVEINSRPERLDPPRRLLRLAVAAGAFFAIDTDAHAPGQLDWQVLGCERAVECGVPAGRIINTWAADELLTWTDT, encoded by the coding sequence GTGGAACCGGTGGCGGCGCTGGACCGGATCGCCTTCCTGCTGGAGCGCGCACAGGCCCCCACCTACCGGGTACGGGCCTTTCGCACGGCGTCCGCGGCACTCACGCGGATGGGCGGGCGGGAGGTGGCCGAGCGGGCCGCCGCGGGCACCCTGGAGAGCGTCAAGGGCATCGGCCCCAAGACGGCCCAGGTCGTACGGGAAGCCCTCGGCGGGACGGTGCCGGCCTACCTGCAGACCCTGGAGGACGAGGCCGCCGCACTCCCCGAGGGGCCGCCCGCCACCCCTGCCGCCACCGCGCTGCGGGCAGCCCTGCGCGGGGACTGCCACGTGCACTCGGACTGGTCCGACGGCGGCAGCCCGATCGAGGCGATGGGCCGGGCGGCGGCCGCACTCGGCCACGACTGGGCCGTGCTGACCGACCACTCGCCGCGGCTGACCGTCGCGCGGGGGCTCTCCCCGGAGCGGCTGCGCGAGCAGCTGGCGGTGGTGGCCGAGCTCAACGACACGTGGGCGCCCTTCCGGCTGCTCACCGGAATCGAGTGCGACATCCTCGACGACGGGGCGCTGGACCAGCAGCCGGAGCTGCTGGAACGGCTCGACCTCGTCGTCGGCTCGGTGCACTCGAAGCTGCGGATGGACGCTCCGGCGATGACCCGGCGGCTGCTGGCGGCCGTGCGCAATCCGCTGATGGACGTACTGGGCCACTGCACGGGGAGGCTGGTCACCGGACGCACCCGGCCTGAGTCGCAGTTCGACGCCGAGGCCGTCTTCACGGCCTGCGCGGAGTCCGGTACCGCCGTGGAGATCAACAGCCGGCCCGAGCGTCTGGACCCGCCGCGGCGGCTGCTGCGCCTGGCCGTGGCTGCCGGCGCCTTCTTCGCGATCGACACCGACGCACACGCGCCGGGCCAGCTGGACTGGCAGGTGCTCGGCTGCGAACGAGCTGTGGAATGCGGCGTACCGGCGGGGCGGATCATCAACACCTGGGCCGCGGACGAGCTCCTGACCTGGACCGACACCTGA
- a CDS encoding isoprenylcysteine carboxyl methyltransferase family protein — MVPYLLLIGLVVVERLAELITARRHTAWSLARGGREYGRGHYPAMVALHAALLVGCVVEPWAAGRPFVPLLGWSALGVVVAAQGLRWWCIATLGRRWNTRVLVVPGLPLVEAGPYRLLRHPNYVAVVAEGVALPLVHTAWLTALGFTVLNLLLLRVRIGCEDAALTDGGRLRAPASVPSAGAAP; from the coding sequence CTGGTCCCGTACCTCCTGCTCATCGGCCTCGTCGTCGTCGAGCGCCTGGCCGAGCTGATCACGGCCCGCCGCCACACCGCCTGGAGCCTGGCCCGGGGCGGCCGCGAGTACGGCCGCGGCCACTACCCGGCCATGGTCGCCCTGCACGCCGCGCTGCTGGTGGGCTGCGTGGTGGAACCCTGGGCGGCCGGCCGGCCGTTCGTCCCCCTGCTCGGCTGGTCGGCCCTCGGCGTCGTCGTGGCCGCCCAGGGCCTGCGCTGGTGGTGCATCGCCACCCTCGGACGGCGCTGGAACACCCGCGTGCTCGTCGTCCCCGGCCTGCCGCTCGTGGAGGCGGGACCGTACCGCCTGCTGCGCCACCCCAACTACGTGGCCGTGGTCGCGGAAGGGGTCGCGCTGCCGCTGGTGCACACGGCCTGGCTGACCGCACTGGGCTTCACCGTGCTCAACCTGCTCCTGCTGCGCGTCCGGATCGGCTGTGAGGACGCCGCCCTGACGGACGGCGGCCGGCTGCGCGCGCCCGCCTCCGTCCCGTCCGCGGGGGCCGCCCCGTGA
- a CDS encoding organic hydroperoxide resistance protein, with the protein MDALYTAVATANGREGRTVSSDGQIDLALAMPPALGGNGQGTNPEQLFAAGYAACFASALGLVGRQAKADTSEVSVTAEVSIGKDGAGFGLGVTLRVELPESLAGETGALLVKQAHEVCPYSRATRGNIDVDLVIE; encoded by the coding sequence ATGGACGCGCTCTACACCGCTGTCGCCACCGCCAACGGCCGCGAGGGCCGCACCGTCAGCTCCGACGGCCAGATCGACCTCGCCCTCGCCATGCCCCCGGCGCTCGGCGGCAACGGGCAGGGCACCAACCCCGAGCAGCTCTTCGCGGCCGGCTACGCCGCCTGCTTCGCCAGTGCGCTCGGCCTCGTCGGCCGCCAGGCCAAGGCCGACACCAGCGAGGTCTCGGTCACCGCGGAGGTCTCCATCGGCAAGGACGGCGCCGGCTTCGGCCTGGGCGTCACCCTGCGCGTCGAGCTCCCCGAGTCCCTGGCCGGCGAGACGGGCGCCCTGCTCGTGAAGCAGGCCCACGAGGTCTGCCCCTACTCCCGGGCCACCCGCGGCAACATCGACGTCGACCTCGTGATCGAGTAA
- a CDS encoding MarR family winged helix-turn-helix transcriptional regulator: MTEQPTATRPDQDFLRLDGQICFALNAASRAFGGLYRVVLKDLGLTYPQYLVMLVLWEHGELPVKEIGQHLRLDSGTLSPLLKRLETAGLVRRERSTEDERSVHAHLTEEGAALRVRAAEVPRRIAAATGFELAEILDLQTRLNRLTAALDAAVPREAGEA; the protein is encoded by the coding sequence ATGACCGAGCAGCCGACCGCGACCCGCCCCGACCAGGACTTCCTGCGCCTGGACGGCCAGATCTGCTTCGCGCTGAACGCCGCGAGCCGCGCGTTCGGCGGCCTCTACCGCGTCGTCCTCAAGGACCTGGGGCTCACCTACCCGCAGTACCTGGTGATGCTGGTGCTCTGGGAGCACGGCGAGCTGCCGGTCAAGGAGATCGGGCAGCACCTCCGGCTGGATTCGGGCACGCTGTCCCCGCTGCTCAAGCGGCTGGAGACGGCCGGGCTGGTCCGCCGCGAGCGCAGCACCGAGGACGAGCGCTCCGTCCACGCCCACCTGACCGAGGAGGGCGCCGCGCTGCGCGTCCGCGCCGCGGAGGTGCCCCGGAGGATCGCGGCCGCGACCGGCTTCGAGCTCGCCGAGATCCTCGACCTCCAGACCCGCCTGAACCGCCTCACCGCCGCGCTCGACGCGGCCGTGCCGCGGGAGGCCGGAGAGGCGTAG
- a CDS encoding helix-turn-helix transcriptional regulator, whose translation MEPAAAQRSAGAALARHAWGDVFAILSEADRRHPLGPEDLERLALAAHLTGRDTESDDLWTRAHHAWLTRGDVPRAVRCVFWLGLDLVLSGEWSRCAGWTARARRLLDAGEPDTVEEGYLLALEGLRTYCAGETANSLAVSERALAVATRFTDPDLTIFAMVSIGENLIGTGRAAEGIRLLDEAMVGVTAGEVSPIVSGLAYCAVIAVCHEVFDLRRAREWTAELSRWCAAQQELVPYRGICLAHRVEVMRLHGDWDDALDEAERACRWMRSTPTASSADAAYYQLGELHRLRGETERAQAAYREASRLGHGAQPGLALSLLAAGDTGAAARAIRTALDASGDGIARCRILPAYVEIMLAAGGLQEARAAAEELAATAEAVDSPLLSAIGGQARGAVLLASGEAHGAQAVLGHAVATFRDLDAPYEAARTRLLIGLSCRESGDDITARLEIEAATAVFRELGAVPDLLRAEELVLKAANGAEGRLTAREREVLRHVAVGKSNRAVADDLFLSEKTVARHISNIFAKLGVSSRSAATAYAHRHGLV comes from the coding sequence ATGGAGCCAGCCGCAGCGCAGCGGTCCGCCGGAGCAGCACTGGCACGGCACGCGTGGGGCGACGTCTTCGCGATCCTCTCGGAGGCCGACCGCCGGCACCCGCTCGGTCCCGAGGATCTCGAACGGCTCGCCCTCGCCGCCCACCTGACCGGCCGGGACACCGAGAGCGACGACCTGTGGACGCGCGCCCACCATGCGTGGCTGACCCGCGGTGACGTGCCGCGCGCCGTCCGCTGCGTGTTCTGGCTCGGGCTCGACCTGGTGCTGAGCGGGGAGTGGTCCCGCTGCGCCGGCTGGACGGCGCGGGCGCGGCGGCTGCTCGACGCCGGCGAGCCGGACACCGTCGAGGAGGGCTACCTGCTGGCACTGGAAGGGCTGCGCACCTACTGCGCCGGGGAGACGGCGAACTCCCTGGCCGTCTCCGAACGGGCCCTGGCCGTCGCGACGCGCTTCACGGACCCGGACCTCACGATCTTCGCCATGGTCTCCATCGGCGAGAACCTGATCGGGACCGGCCGGGCCGCGGAGGGGATCCGCCTCCTCGACGAGGCCATGGTCGGGGTGACGGCGGGCGAGGTCTCCCCGATCGTGTCCGGACTCGCCTACTGTGCGGTGATCGCGGTCTGCCACGAGGTCTTCGATCTGCGCCGGGCCCGGGAATGGACGGCCGAACTGTCCCGGTGGTGCGCCGCGCAACAGGAACTGGTGCCCTACCGGGGCATCTGCCTGGCCCACCGCGTCGAGGTCATGCGGCTGCACGGGGACTGGGACGACGCCCTGGACGAGGCGGAGCGTGCCTGCAGGTGGATGCGGTCGACCCCGACGGCGAGCTCCGCCGACGCCGCGTACTACCAGCTCGGCGAACTCCACCGGCTGCGCGGCGAGACCGAGCGCGCGCAGGCGGCGTACCGCGAGGCCAGCAGGCTCGGGCACGGCGCACAGCCGGGACTCGCACTGTCCCTGCTCGCGGCCGGGGACACGGGGGCCGCCGCCCGCGCGATCCGCACCGCGCTCGACGCGTCCGGCGACGGGATCGCTCGCTGCCGGATCCTGCCGGCGTACGTGGAGATCATGCTGGCGGCGGGAGGGCTGCAGGAGGCGCGCGCCGCGGCGGAGGAACTGGCCGCGACCGCCGAGGCCGTGGACTCCCCGCTGCTGAGCGCCATCGGCGGACAGGCGCGGGGCGCGGTGCTCCTGGCATCCGGCGAGGCGCACGGCGCCCAGGCGGTACTCGGCCACGCGGTGGCGACGTTCCGGGACCTGGACGCACCGTACGAGGCCGCGCGGACCCGCCTGCTCATCGGCCTGTCCTGCCGGGAGAGCGGCGACGACATCACAGCCCGGCTGGAGATCGAGGCCGCCACGGCCGTCTTCCGGGAGCTGGGCGCCGTACCGGACCTGCTGCGTGCCGAGGAGCTCGTGCTCAAGGCCGCCAACGGGGCGGAGGGCCGGCTCACGGCCCGGGAACGGGAAGTCCTGCGGCACGTGGCGGTGGGGAAGTCGAACCGGGCCGTCGCGGACGACCTCTTCCTGAGCGAGAAGACGGTCGCCCGTCACATCAGCAACATCTTCGCCAAGCTCGGGGTGTCGTCGCGCTCCGCGGCGACGGCCTACGCACACCGGCACGGCCTCGTCTGA
- a CDS encoding NAD(P)/FAD-dependent oxidoreductase — MIDLLIAGGGPAGLATAIHGALAGLEVVVVEPRPTPIDKACGEGLMPGAVRRLLELGVPVAGQPFHGIRYVDGVSGRHAEGLFRSGPGLGARRTVLQAALAERAAQLGVRVLRQRVDQVRQDVHHVSAAGLTARYLVAADGLHSPVRRGLGLSAPAAPRRPARYGLRRHYEVAPWSDLVEVHWSARCEAYVTPLGRDRVGVAVLTAEQAPFDVQLARFPLLAERLGAGAAGTPVRGAGPLRQGARVRVAGRVLFVGDAAGYVDALTGEGLTLAVTAAGELVRCVRAGRPQAYEQAWRDLSRSYRTLTASLLWARHQPRLAPRIVPLAARLPRVFTRAVNLLA, encoded by the coding sequence GTGATCGACCTGCTGATCGCGGGCGGCGGTCCGGCCGGGCTGGCCACCGCCATCCACGGCGCTCTCGCCGGCCTGGAGGTGGTGGTCGTGGAGCCGAGGCCCACGCCCATCGACAAGGCCTGCGGGGAGGGCCTGATGCCGGGCGCCGTACGCCGACTGCTGGAGCTGGGCGTTCCCGTGGCCGGGCAGCCGTTCCACGGCATCCGCTACGTCGACGGCGTGAGCGGCCGGCACGCGGAGGGGCTCTTCCGGTCCGGCCCGGGGCTCGGCGCCCGGCGGACGGTGCTGCAGGCCGCGCTGGCCGAACGCGCCGCACAACTCGGCGTACGGGTGCTCCGGCAGCGCGTCGACCAGGTGCGCCAGGACGTCCACCACGTCAGCGCGGCCGGACTCACCGCCCGCTACCTCGTGGCGGCCGACGGCCTGCACTCCCCCGTCCGGCGCGGGCTCGGCCTCTCTGCGCCGGCCGCGCCCCGCAGGCCGGCCCGCTACGGGCTGCGCCGCCACTACGAGGTCGCTCCGTGGAGCGACCTCGTCGAGGTGCACTGGTCCGCGCGGTGCGAGGCCTACGTCACACCGCTGGGACGCGACCGGGTCGGCGTGGCCGTACTGACCGCCGAACAGGCCCCGTTCGACGTACAGCTCGCCCGCTTCCCCCTGCTGGCGGAGCGGCTGGGCGCCGGGGCCGCCGGTACGCCGGTGCGCGGGGCCGGGCCGCTGCGCCAGGGGGCCCGCGTACGGGTGGCGGGGCGCGTGCTGTTCGTGGGAGACGCGGCGGGGTACGTGGACGCGCTGACCGGCGAGGGCCTGACCCTGGCCGTGACGGCGGCGGGCGAGCTGGTGCGCTGCGTACGGGCGGGTCGGCCGCAGGCGTACGAGCAGGCCTGGCGGGACCTGTCGCGCAGTTACCGCACCCTCACCGCGTCCCTGCTCTGGGCCCGTCACCAGCCGCGGCTCGCACCGCGGATCGTTCCGCTGGCCGCCCGGCTGCCACGGGTGTTCACGCGGGCGGTGAACCTGCTCGCATGA